The Tenebrio molitor chromosome 5, icTenMoli1.1, whole genome shotgun sequence genome has a segment encoding these proteins:
- the Tcs4 gene encoding tRNA N6-adenosine threonylcarbamoyltransferase, mitochondrial — translation MSLPFYLRNSHFLVNSFMKKATVNSLKYYTNQTLILGIETSCDDTGCAIVDVEGNIVGEALKSQQLVHLNNGGIIPPIAQDLHRQNIENVVNTAIKRANVSFEDLSAIATTVKPGLPLSLTIGMRYGKYLCQLYNKPFIPIHHMEAHALTARMYDKTLQFPFLVLLISGGHCLLAVAQDVDKFLLLGTSLDDAPGEAFDKVARRMKLRNLPEYSQLSGGQAVELAASKAEDPLQFKFTIPLLHYKDCNFSMAGLKTQCHRHLLVEEEKHNIPPDGLIPNIDNLCASFQLVLTRHLCHRVQRGMTYANRQELIPGDKQTLVVSGGVACNNFIAKGLQLVCDEMDYKMVRPPPKLCTDNGVMIAWNGVEKWRANIDVLQDFFNVEIEKSCPLGVNLIDDVIKQNISCKWAKLTQLNFAQKQNCVKYTC, via the exons ATGAGTTTACCGTTTTATTTACGAAATAGTCATTTTCTTGTGAATAGTTTTATGAAAAAGGCAACAGTAAATTCTTTAAAGTATTATACCAATCAGACACTCATTTTGGGAATTGAAACTTCATGTGATGATACTGGCTGTGCTATTGTGGATGTAGAAGGAAATATCGTGGGAGAGGCACTGAAATCTCAGCAATTAGTTCATTTGaa TAATGGTGGAATAATACCCCCAATAGCTCAAGATTTACATCGACAAAATATAGAAAATGTGGTGAATACTGCAATTAAAAGAGCAAATGTAAGTTTTGAAGATTTAAGTGCCATTGCTACAACTGTTAAGCCAG GTCTTCCTTTATCTTTAACTATAGGAATGAGATATGGAAAGTATTTGTGCCAGCTCTATAATAAACCTTTTATACCAATTCATCACATGGAAGCTCATGCTTTAACAGCAAGAATGTATGATAAAACACTTCAGTTTCCATTTTTAGTCCTCTTAATAAGTGGTGGACATTGTCTTTTAGCTGTAGCCCAAGATGTtgataaatttttacttttgggTACAAGTTTAGATGATGCACCAGGAGAAGCTTTTGATAAAGTAGCTAGACGAATGAAATTGAGAAATTTACCAGAATATTCCCAACTTTCTGGAGGACAAGCTGTTGAGTTAGCAGCTTCTAAAGCAGAAGACCctttacaatttaaatttaccattCCTCTTTTACATTATAAGGATTGTAACTTTAGCATGGCTGGCTTAAAAACTCAGTGTCATAGACATCTACTTGTGGAAGAAGAAAAGCATA ATATACCCCCAGATGGTTTGATTCCAAATATAGATAATTTGTGTGCAAGTTTTCAGTTAGTCTTAACAAGGCATTTATGTCACAGAGTGCAAAGAGGCATGACATATGCAAACAGACAAGAACTAATTCCTGGAGATAAACAGACTTTA gTTGTTTCTGGGGGAGTTGCTTGCAACAATTTCATTGCAAAGGGGTTACAACTTGTTTGTGATGAAATGGATTATAAAATGGTGAGACCTCCACCAAAACTGTGCACTGACAATGGCGTCATGATTGCCTGGAATGGTGTTGAGAAGTGGAGAGCTAATATTGATGTActgcaagatttttttaatgttgaaaTTGAGAAATCTTGCCCTCTAGGTGTAAACCTTATTGATGatgtaataaaacaaaatattagtTGTAAATGGGCAAAACTAACACAGTTAAATTTTGCCCAGAAACAAAACTGTGTGAAATATACATGTTAA
- the LOC138130509 gene encoding GTP-binding protein 10 homolog encodes MVFLTRITLAKLRKLSRHYLKEGFRDSLKIFVSGGTGGNGLPKFGGIGGQGGNVVVVGKENISLSDVYKQNKSKSYVAKSGRHSSHNFILGPPGENTKFEVPVGVTIFTELGKKLGEINQEGEELLLAKGGAGGNPKNGYLGTKGQAYPVIFDLKLIADIGLVGFPNAGKSTLLKAVSHAKPKIASYPFTTVRPNVGIINYKDLREISMADLPGLIEGAYANKGMGHRFLKHVERTKLLLLIVDINGFQLSPQYPHRSCLETILLLNKELELYNKDLLEKPSMLLINKMDTENAQQKYVEIKDSLQNISEIAKKYPDNIRPENVLKFTDILTISAKEKLEDVELVKNRVRKLIDVMVQLENSEDVSNIHDVYNNLKDALSEKGPNLV; translated from the exons atggtTTTTCTAACAAGAATTACGTTAGCAAAATTAAGGAAATTGTCACGACATTATTTGAAAGAAGGTTTTAGAGattccttaaaaatttttgtatctGGGGGCACTGGAGGGAATGGGCTACCAAA ATTTGGTGGAATTGGAGGACAAGGGGGCAATGTTGTAGTAGTAGGAAAAGAAAACATAAGTTTAAGTGATgtttataaacaaaacaaatcaaaaagcTATGTAGCAAAATCTGGAAGACATAGTTCACACAACTTTATACTGGGACCTCCTggtgaaaatacaaaatttgaagTACCTGTGGGTGTAACCATTTTTACAgaattaggaaaaaaattag GAGAAATAAATCAGGAAGGAGAAGAATTACTTTTAGCAAAAGGAGGTGCTGGTGGTAATCCAAAAAATGGGTATTTAGGAACTAAAGGTCAAGCATATCCAGTTATATTTGATTTAAAGTTGATTGCAGACATAGGATTAGTTGGTTTTCCTAATGCAGGTAAAAGTACTTTATTGAAAGCTGTCTCACATGCAAAGCCTAAAATTGCAAGTTATCCAT TTACAACTGTGCGACCAAATGTGggtataattaattacaagGATCTTCGAGAAATTTCTATGGCTGATCTGCCTGGCCTCATTGAAGGGGCATATGCTAATAAAGGAATGGGTCACAGGTTTTTAAAACATGTTGAAAGAACCAAACTTTTGCTACTCATAGTTGACATTAATGGATTTCAATTGAGCCCACAATATCCTCATAGAAGCTGTTTAGAAACTATTTTGCTActaaataaa GAATTGGAACTATATAATAAAGATCTTTTGGAAAAGCCATCTATgctgttaataaataaaatggacACAGAAAATGCCCAGCAAAAATATGTAGAAATTAAAGATTCTCTGCAAAATATATCAG aaattgCAAAAAAGTATCCTGATAATATACgcccagaaaatgttttgaaattcACTGATATACTGACAATTTCTGCCAAAGAGAAACTGGAAGATGTAGAGTTGGTAAAAAACAGAGTTAGAAAACTTATAGATGTTATGGTACAGTTGGAAAATAGTGAGGATGTATCAAATATTCATGATGTGTATAATAATCTTAAGGATGCTTTGTCTGAAAAAGGTCCAAATCTAGTGTAA